The sequence below is a genomic window from Pseudoxanthomonas sp..
CCGGGTTGTCCAGCGAAAGCACCGTGCCATCGGTCCTGAGGACTTCGTACACCACGGTCGGGGCCGTGCTGATCAGGTCCAGGTCGTATTCGCGCTCCAGGCGCTCCTGCACGATCTCCATGTGCAGCATGCCGAGGAAGCCGCAGCGGAAGCCGAAGCCCATGGCCTCCGAGCTTTCCGGCTCGAAGCGCAGCGCCGCGTCGTTCAGGCGCAGCTTCTCCAGCGCCTCGCGCAGTGCCGGATAGTCCTCGGCGTTGACGGGGAACAGGCCGGCGAACACGCGCGGCTGCATTTCCTGGAAGCCCGGGAGCGGACCCGGCGCCGGATCGCCGGCCAGTGTCAGCGTGTCGCCGACCGGGGCGCCGTGCACGTCCTTGATCGAGGCGGTGATCCAGCCCACCTCGCCGGCGCCGAGCTTCTTCAGCTCCTTGCGCTTGGGGGTGAACACGCCGACCTTGTCCACCTCGTGGGTGCGGCCGGTGGACATCACCAGGATCTTGCTCTTCGGCCCGATCTCGCCCTGCATCACGCGCACCAGCGAGACCACGCCCAGGTAGTTGTCGAACCACGAGTCGATGATCAGCGCCTGCAGCTTGTCGGTGTCGCGCGGCTGCGGCGGCGGGATGCGCTGGACGATGGCCTCCAGCACCAGGTCGACGTTGAGTCCGGTCTTGGCGCTGACGGCGACCGCATCGTCGGCGTCGATGCCGATGACGGCCTCGATTTCCCGCTTGGCACGCTCGATGTCGGCGGTCGGCAGGTCGATCTTGTTCAGCACCGGCACCACTTCCAGGCCCTGCTCCACCGCGGTGTAGCAGTTGGCCACGGACTGGGCTTCCACGCCTTGGGCGGCGTCGACCACCAGCAGCGCGCCCTCGCAGGCGGCCAGCGAACGGCTGACTTCGTAACTGAAGTCGACGTGGCCGGGGGTGTCGATGAAGTTGAGCTGGTAGACCTGCCCGTCCTTGGCCTTGTACGGCAGGGACACGGACTGGGCCTTGATGGTGATGCCGCGCTCGCGCTCGATGGGGTTCGAGTCGAGCACCTGCGCTTCCATCTCGCGGGCCTCGAGGCCGCCGCAGAGCTGGATGATGCGGTCGGCCAGGGTGGACTTACCGTGGTCGACGTGCGCGATGATGGAGAAATTGCGGATATTCCGCATGGAATCGGAGGACATGGGGGCGGCGGCCTGTGCCGTCGTCAGGAGAACGCGACATTATCGCATGGCCGGAGCACGGCCTGTCCTCCCGGCCGCGGCGCGGCTCGGGACGGGACATGGAATCGCCCCGCGGACGCGGGGCGATAGGCTGGGCCGGCGGTCAGTCCTTCTCGACCGTGACCGCGATGAACCGCGTCACCCCGCGGCTACGGACCAGCAGCATGACCGTGTCCCCGGCCTTGGCGGCCGCCAGTTCGCGGTCCAGCGCCGCCGGGCTGTTCACCTTGTTGCGACCCACCTGCAGGATGACCATGCCCGGTGTCAGGCCCGCCTCGCGGGCAGCGGCGCTGTCCACGCGGCTGACCAGCACGCCGTCGCCCGATTCCACGCCCAGGCGCTTGCGGCTATCGGCGTCCAGCGGCTGGGTCTGGATGCCGAGCGCGTTCCTGCCGGCCGGAGCCGCAGGAGAGGAAGGCGGTGTCGGCAGGGTCCGGGCGGCGCCCTGCTCTTCCTCCAACTCACTGAGTGTCACGGGTACCGTGACCATCTTCCCGTCCCTCAGCACTCCCAATGTCACCCGGGTGCCGGGCGCCATGGCGCCAATGATGGGTGGCAGCGCACTCGACTCGCTGACGTCCTGGCCATTCACGGACCGGATGATGTCACCCGGGCTGAGACCGGCTTTTTCGGCAGCACTGCCCACCAACACCTCGCTGACCAGCGCGCCTCGAGTATCGGGGGCGTTGAGGCCTTTTGCCTTGGCGGCATCCAATGCTCCGACCTGTACGCCCAGCTGCCCACGACTGACGCGGCCAGTGGACTTGAGCTGCTCCACCGCGCCCATCGCCAGATCGATCGGGATCGCGAAACTGATGCCCATGTAGCCACCGGACACCGAGAAGATCTGCGAATTGATGCCGACCACTTCACCGCGCGTGTTGAGCAGCGGGCCGCCGGAATTGCCCTGGTTGATCGCCACGTCGGTCTGGATGAAGGGCACGTAGCGCTGCTCGGGGGATGCGCTGCGACCGACGGCACTGACGATGCCTGCCGTGACGGAATGGTCCAGGCCCAGCGGCGACCCGATCGCCACCACCCACTGGCCCGGCTTGAGCGTGGTCGAGTTGCCGATACGCAGGGTCGGCAGCCCCTTGGCGTCCACCTTCAGCAGCGCCACGTCGTACTGCTGGTCGCTGCCGACCACCTTGGCGGTCAGTTCGCGACGGTCCGGCAGGGTCACCTTGACCTCGTCGGCACCGTCGACGACGTGGTGATTGGTCAGCACGTAGCCGTCGGCGGAAATGATGAAGCCCGAGCCCATCGACGTGCCGCGACGCTGCGGCCCCTGCTGGCCGGGGCCCGGCATCTGGAAACCGGGCGGCAGCATGCGCCGGAATATCTCGGGAATCTCGACGTCTTCGCCCGTCTGCGCCTGCGCGCTGCGGCGCGAGCCGACGGTCGCCTCCACGTTGACGACACCCGGCCCGACCTGTTCCACCAACTGGGTGAAATCGGGCAACCCAGTGACCAGTTGCGGTGCGGTCGATTGCGCCACGGCGGGCGCAGCGGACGCCACGGGCGCAGGCGCTTCGGCCTGCTGCGCACAGGCGGTGAGCGGCAGGGTGAGCATCACCAGTGCCAGCAGGTTGTGACGGGCGTGTAGGGTCATCGAATGCATGCCTCGACAAGAAGTGAACCGGAGTGTCGCGCGCATCCGGCACCGGGCCGCATGCGCGGAAGGTCAATCGCGCGGAGCGTCGACAGGGGCCGAGGACGGCGTGCCCGCCGGCAGACGCGGTTCGAACGGATAGAACGTCCGCGCCGCCGACTCCGCACTGTAGCCCGCGGTCAGACTGCCGCCGGCCGATGGATAGGCCGACAGCGCCGAGCGCGGCCACGGCCGGGAGGCCACGACGCCGGCATCCTGGGTCCCGTGCGAAAAGGGATTGGCAGGCGACAGCGGGGAGCCGGAGGCGGCAACCAGCGTGGGGGAGACCGCATCCCGCGGCATGCCCTGCGATGTGCCGTTCGCCCTTGCCGGCGTGTCCGCCCGCGCCACGCGCTGGGCGCTACGCGCGGCCTGCTGGCTGCGCGTCGCGCTGCGGCGCACGTTGTCCTGCCGTCGCGGCACGCTCGCCGCCACGGCCACCGCCGCTGCTGCGTAGGCTTCGGCATCCGGCGCCGGCGCCGACGGGGATTCCGGCACTGCGGCAGGCGTTGTCGACTGCGCCGAGGCCACCTGCGTGCCCTCGCCCACCGGCACGTCCTGCGGCGACTGCTGGCGTGCCATGAACAACGCCACCAGGGCCACGGAGGCCGCCAGCGCACCACCGCCCCAGCGGGCGAGCAGCGTGCGTGGACGCGCCGCCTGCGCCTGTGGCGCCGTCTGGGTGTTGGAAGCGGATCCGGCCGCGATCGCCTGCGCCACGCGCTCGGCGAAACCGGCCGGCGCCGGTGCGCGACCCTGCCCGCGCAGCACGTCGCCGCACAGCTGCCAGCGCTCCCAGCAGCCGGCCAGTTCGTGGTCGTGCTGCAGGCGGCGCAACAGGAAACGGGCCTCGTCGGCGGGCAGTTCGCCGTCCATCAGCGTGGAGAGCTGCTGGCGGTGATGGATGTCGAGCTTGTCGATGATCGGTGTCTCGTTGCGGGCGGTCATGAGCGGGCACGCTCCCGGGTTGCACTGTCGGTATCCAGCAAGGGACGCAGTTGTTCGTCGATGGCCTCGCGCGCACGGAAGATGCGGGAGCGCACGGTGCCGATCGGGCAGTCCATCTTCTGCGCGATCTCCTCGTAGCTGAGGCCTTCGACCTCGCGCAGGGTGATCGCGGTCCGCAGTTCCTCGGGCAGGCCGTCCACCGCCTTCATCACCGTCGCCTCCATCTCCTGGCGCATCAGTTCGCGCTCGGGCGTGTCGGTGTCGCGCAGCCGCGCGCCGATGTCGTACTGCTCGGCGTCGGCGGCATCCACGTCCGCGGTGGGCGGACGCCGGTTGTGCGCGACCAGGTGGTTCTTGGCGGTATTCACGGCGATGCGGTGCAGCCACGTATAGAACTGGGAATCGCCCCGGAAATTGCCCAACGCGCGATACGCGCGAAGGAACGTCTCCTGGGCCACGTCCTGGCTCTCGCTCCAGTCATGGACGTAACGCCCGATCAGCGCCACCACGCGATGCTGGTACTTGCGCACCAGCAGGTCGAAGGCCGCGCTGTCGCCGCGTTGCACGCGCCTGACCAGCTCGAGGTCCAGCTCCTGGGTTGGATCAACTTCGGCCATGCCGGGCCGCACTCCTGTCGGCTCGGCGTTGGCCGGGCCCTGTGACCGCGCTAGCGGGGGAAAGTTCAACGCCTTGTCCAAACCGTTGCCCTATCAAGAATTTAACCGGCGCAACGGGAACATCTCCCGTGCCGCGATCGCGCCCGTGACGGCGTCCTCGTTCCATATGTGGATTTGACGGGGACGAAACAACCTCGGGATGATAGCGGCCTTATCCATACGTGAACGGATGGTCCCCTGCATGGCCGCGAACTTCGATGGGCTGCGATTCAGTCACTGGCAGACCGAGCTGCGGGACGACGGCATCGTCGTGCTGGCCTTCGATCGCCAGGGCGCGAGCGTCAACGCGTTCTCGCAGGACGTGCTGATCGAACTGGCCGACATCATCGAGCGCCTGGCCATCGATCCACCCAAGGGCGTGGTGCTGCGCTCGGCCAAGGCCAGCGGCTTCATCGCCGGCGCGGACCTCAAGGAGTTCCAGGAATTCGACCGCAAGGGCACAGTGAACGACGCCATCCGCCGTGGCCAGCAGGTGTTCCAGAAGCTCGCCGACCTGCCCTGCCCGACGGTCGCCGCGATCCATGGCTTCTGCATGGGCGGCGGTACCGAGATCTCGCTGGCCTGCGACTACCGCGTGGCCAGCAGCGATCCGTCCACCCGCATCGGCCTGCCCGAGGTGAAGCTGGGCATCTTCCCCGGCTGGGGCGGCAGCGCACGCCTGCCGCGCCTGGTGGGCGCGCCGAAGGCGATGGACATGATGCTGACCGGCCGCACGCTGTCGGCCAGTTCAGCCAAGGCGATGGGCCTGGTGGACAAGATTGCCGAGCCCGCGGTGTTGATCGATGCCGCCGTCGCGCTGATCGGCTCGCGTCCGCCGCGCGCGTTCAAGCAGCGCTTCACCGGTTGGATCAGCAACAGCTGGCTGGCGCGGCAGATCCTGGCGCCGCAGATGACCAAGCAGGTCGCCCGCAAGGCGCCGAAGGCGCACTATCCCGCGCCTTACGCCCTCATCAACGTCTGGAAGACCGCCGGCGGCAAGGGCATCCAGGGCCGCCTGGACGCCGAGCGCAGGGCGGTGGTGAAGCTGGCCGGCACGCCGACCGCGCGCAACCTGATCCGCATCTTCTTCCTCACCGAACGCCTGAAGGGGCTCGGCGGGAAAGACCATGGCATCGCCAACGTCCACGTGGTCGGCGCCGGCGTGATGGGTGGCGACATCGCGGCATGGTCGGCCTACAAGGGCTTCAACGTCACCCTGCAGGATCGTGAGCAGCGCTTCATCGACGGTGCGCTGACGCGTGCGCAGGAGCTGTTCGCCAAGAAGGTCAAGGACGAGAGCAAGCGGCCCGCCGTGGCCGCGCGCCTGAAAGGCGACCTGGCCGGCGACGGTGTGCCGCAGGCCGACCTGGTGATCGAAGCGATCATCGAGAACCCGGAAGCCAAGCGCGATCTCTACCAGACCGTCGAGCCGCGCCTGAAGGCCGATGCGCTGCTGACCACCAACACCTCGTCGATTCCGCTGACCGAACTGCGCGAGCACATCCAGCGTCCGGCGCAGTTCGCCGGCCTGCACTATTTCAATCCGGTCGCGCTGATGCCGCTGGTGGAGATCGTCCAGCACGACGCGCTGGACGAGGCCAACGTCAAGCGCCTGGCCGCGTTCTGCAAGGCGCTGGACAAGTTCCCGGTGCCGGTCGCCGGCACGCCGGGTTTCCTGGTGAACCGCGTACTGTTCCCGTACATGCTGGAAGCCGCGACCGCGTATGCCGAAGGCATTCCGGGCCCGGTCATCGACAAGGCGGCGGTGAAGTTCGGCATGCCGATGGGGCCGATCGAACTGATCGACACGGTAGGGCTGGACGTGGCGCAGGGCGTGGGCGCGGAACTGTCGCCGTTCCTCGGCCTGCAACTGCCCGCGGCGCTGGCGACGGTGGAACCCGGCAAGCGCGGCAAGAAGGACGGCCAGGGCCTCTACAAATGGGAGAACGGCAAGGCGGTGAAGCCGCAGGTGCCGCAGGACTACAAGGCGCCGGACGACCTGGAAGACCGCCTGATCCTGCCGCTGCTCAACGAAGCGGTGGCCTGCCTGTACGACGGCGTGGTCGCCGATGCCGACCTGCTGGATGCCGGCGTGATCTTCGGCACCGGCTTCGCCCCGTTCCGCGGCGGCCCGATCGAACACGTCAAGGCCGTCGGCCCCGATGTGCTGCTGGAAAAGCTCAGGGCGCTGCAGACGCGCCATGGCGACCGCTTCGCGCCGCGGCCGGGCTGGGACAATCCGGTGCTGCGCGAACCGACGGTCTGATCCGCGCATGAAAAGGCCGCTCATGGAGCGGCCTTTTTCCTTCCACGCCCGGCGCCTGGCGCAGCCGTCAGCCTTCCGGCAAGGCCTGCGTCATGACCCAGTCTTCCTTCGGGTCGTCGCCGATGTAGAAGATGGACCTGCCGACGCTCTGGAACCCATGCTTGCGCCAGAAGCGGATCGCCTGCGGCGCGTCCTGCCAGACCGTGAGCCATACCGAACGCGAGCCGCGCAGCGTGGCGGCGGCCAGCAGGTGCGAGACCAGCATGGCGGCGATGCCCTTGCCGTGGAAGGCCTCGTCCAGGTAGATGCGCGCCAGTTCCACCGTGGGCCGCAGCACCACCTCGGTCGGCGGCACCGTGCCCCAGCGCAGCTGCGCATAGCCGGCCCACACGCCGTCCTGCTCGACGATCAGGGTGAGCGTGTCGGGGTCGCGGATCTCCTCGGCCTGGCGTTCGGGCGAATACATCGCCGCCACGTGCGCGGCCACGTTCTCGGGCGTGCTGCAGTGGCCGTTGGTGGCCAGGAACGTGCGCCGCATCATGGCGGACAGCTCAGCGGCTTCGGACAGCCGCGCGGGTCGGATTTCGGTTCTCATGCCCCGTGCATGTTACGTGCTTCATCGCCAGGAACAACGCAGCGGCAGGTCGCGGGCGGTCACGGACACCCGCCATCGCCTACCATGATGCGCCGTGTTCCGGACCCGATGCATGTTCCGCTGGCTGATCCTGTGTCTCCTGTTCGCCCTGTCCCTGCCTGCCCGCGCCGACGATGGCGACGAGGCTGCGGTGCGCGCCGTCTTCGCCGGTTACAAGGCGGCCGTACTGGCGCGCAAGGGTGACCGCGCGGCCGACCACGTCACCACCGGGACGCTGCGCGAGTACGCCCGCTACCGTGACCTGGCGCTTACGGCGTCGCGCACGCAGCTGGAGGCGCTGCCGATGAGCGAGCGCCTGCAGGTCCTGATCATCCGTGCCCGGGTACCGTCAACGGCACTGCGCACGATGGACGGCCGCGATGTCTTCGCCTACGCGGTGGACCGGGGATGGATCGGTCGCGAAGGTGTGGAGCGCAGCGAACTGGGCACGCTTCAGGTGGACGGTGACACGGCCGCAGCGCGGCTGAAGATCGGCAGGACCGAGTTGCCGGTCGATTTCGAGTTCGAGCGCGAGGCGACCGGCTGGCGCTTCAACCTGATTCCGTTGACGCTTATGAGCGAGGACGTGTTCCGCCAGCTGGCCCGGCAGAAGGGAGTCGGCGAGAACGCGATGGTCATGACGCTGCTGCGTGACCTGATGGAGACGCCGGTCGACGACCGCATCTGGGACGCACCGGCGCCGTAGCCGGACTCAGCGGCGGGCGAACACGTCCGGCGGCGCACGCACCGGGCTGCGCTCGGCGGCGATGTCGGCCATCACACCCAGTTGCGCGGAGAAATCGGTCAGCCTTGCCCAGACGTAGGGCTGCAGGTCGTCGGGTGCGCCGTCGTAGACCTGCCGCCACAACGCGTCCATGAACTCGCGCGGATCCTCGCGCAGCGCACCGTGTTCGATGCGTTGACCCGCGGCGGCCAGGATGGCCCGGATGTCAGCCAAGGTGTCCATGCGGCCAGCCTAAGCCGCCCGGATGCCTGTCGTGTGACACGAACGGACGATTTCCGACGACCGGTGCAGTTCTGTGAAGCCGGTTACTGATCGCAAGCCGCGAAGCCGCACTCCCTGCACACGTGCACGCGTGAATGACGCGCTGCGCAAGCGCGGCCCGGCAGTTCCTGGTGGTCAGGGCGTCGACGCCCGGATTGCCTCGCGGAACAGCCACAGCATCGCGCGCCGGTAGGTTTCGCCGATCGTCGCCGCATGGGTACCGTCCTGCATCGTCAGCAGGGACACCTGCCACGGCGCATCCGTCCCCGGTGCGCTCCAGTGCGTGGTCCAGTCGTGCGCGATGCGCTGCCGCTCGGCGGTGTCGCGCGTGCCGCTGGCCACCACCACGCGCAGGTCCTCGCGTGCATGCGGTCGCGGCGCTGCGAACAGGTGCTCGCGCGCCGGCCCGGGCGACGGATTGCTGGCGATCCGTCCCCAGAACAGGTCCGGGTCCTGCAGCGCCGACCACAGCACGAAGTAACCGGCGCGCGACTGCCCGATCAGGATCCGACGCGCCGGGTCGGCGGCATAGCGACGCTCGACTTCGGGCACCACCTGCGCGCGCAGGAACGCGAGGAAGCCCGGCGCCCCGCCCTGCTCTGCCGTGGTATCGCTGCCGGGCGCGGTGAAATCCACATGCCGCTTGTTGATGGCCGGGTCGAAACTGCCGTAGGCGATGCCGACGACGATGGCCTCCGGCAGCTGCTCGTCGTAGTGCAGGAACAGATGCGTCGGCGCCAGCAGTGGAAACAGGCTGTCGCCGTCCAGTACGTACACCACCGGGTAGCGCGTGGCGGACCCGGCCTCGTAGCCCTCGGGATAACGCACGTGGATGTGGTGGACCCGACCGGAACCCGGATCGGTCAGCGGGAAATAGTCGCCCTTCAGGGCAGGCAGGTGTTGCAGCGGCGCCAGGCTCGTCGCGGCATCGCCGGCCGCCGCCGCATGGACCGCCGCCGCCATCGCCATGCCCAGGCATACCAGAACGGACATCATTCCCTGCCTCATGCGTGCCTGTCTCCCGTCGCTGTCATCGTCCGGATTGCCGCCACCGCGGGCGGCGGGTGCCCGCGCATGGTCCCACACATCATCGAGCAGACCGGCATGGACCCGCCCGTCACGCGCGCCGGACGAGGCCTCCACCGACGCCAACCCATGCGGGGCGATCAGTCCTGCAGGCGGAACGCGCTTGAAAAACGCCGCTCGACGCCACTGAGCGGATCGATGAAGGCGACCTGTTCGGCCAGCAGTTGCAACGGCGCCACGTAGTCGCCGGCCGCGCGATGGCGCACCGACGGATACAGCGGATCACCGTCGATCGGCGCGCCCAGTGCCGCCATGTGCACGCGCAGCTGGTGTTTGCGGCCGGTGACCGGCGTCAGTGCGTAACGCCAGCGATCGTCGCCGCGCGCGATGACATCGATCCGGGTTTCGCTGTTCGCCATTCCGTCCGCTTCCTGCATGCGGAAGAACGGCTCGCCCGCGACGATGCGGCTGATGCGGGTGCGGGGGAACACGAGCTGCGGCAGCGCCGGCGCCATCGCCTGGTAGCGCTTTTCGATCCGCCGCTCGCGGAACAACGCCTGGTAGCGCGCACGACTGTCGGGATTGGTCGAAAACAGCACCAGCCCGGCGGTCTCGCGATCGATCCGGTGCAGCGGCGCCAGCGCCGGGTTGCCGGTACGGCGGATCAGCCGACCCAGCAGGGTTTCGTGGACATGGACGCCCGCCGGCGTCACCGGCAGGAAATGCGGCTTGTCGGCCACCAGCAGGTCGGCATCGAGGTGCAGGAGGGATTCGCCGAAGGGAATCGCCGGTTCGTCCACGACTTCGCGGTAATAGTGGATGTCCAGCCCGACGCGATAGGGCGAGCCGGGCGTCACCGGGTTTCCCTCGCCATCCACGACCCGGTGGCGCGTCATCCGGTCGATCCACTGCGCGCGAGGCACCGACGGAAACCGCGCGCACAGGCCATCCAGCACCGTCGACCACGCGCCGGGCGGCAGCTGCAGCGTGCTGGCCGCCAGTCCGTCGAGGTGGGGCAGCCGGATGCGTGCCGAACCGCGTCCGCGCACGGCGGCTTACTTCGCGAGGCCTGCGACGACTTCCGACACGCTCAGTCCCAGCTCGAGCTGCAGGCGTACGTATTCCCGCTCCTTGCGCGAAAGCGCGCGGCCCACGGCGATCCGCACGTCCTCGGCTTCCAGGATGCGCAGGATCCTGGGCATGGCCGAGCCGATGGCATCCTGGCCGTAGCCGGCTTCGCGCAGGGCGGCGGTCAGAAGGTCTTCGATGTCCATGCAGCATCCCGATCTGTTCAATGCCGCATTGTGCACCGGGCCGAGGACGGGCGAGACATCCTCGTGCGCGCTCGCCCTCCGGCGCCGATCAGCACCCCATCGGTGGCAGGAAGGTCACTGTCGACACCACCACCCAGGCGCCCCGCCGCAGGACTTCCACCCGCACGCGCACCGCACTGATCGCCACGAACGGCGATACCGTGCCCAGCGCATCGCCGTGGCCGATGCGCGGAATCCACATGTCGGCCTGCGCCGCGTCTCCTTGCGCCGCCGTGTGCGCACGCACCGCCGCGTCCAGCTCGGCCCGCGTGTAGTCCGGGAAGCAGTCTTGCTGTTGCGGCGACGGCGTCGGCAATACGAACGACACGGCGTCCAGCGCCCTGGCGGTCTGCCAGTCGGACCGGCAATGCTTCCAGTCGGTCAGGTCCAGGTGCGGGCCTTCCGCACTCAGGCCGAGGCTGGTTTCGTACTGCACGCGCACGCGCCAGCGTTCGCCCGCCACGGTCGGCTGCAGTTGCAGCGTGGCCCCGTAGACCTCGTCGCCCAGGTCCAGCGGCACGTCCAGCGACGCCGGCACCTCGCCCTCGTGCGTCCATCCGGTGAACGAATACTCGGTCCCCACGTGCGGCAACACGCGGATGCCCGAGAGGACCTGCGCCTGCAGTGGTGCGCACAGGACCAGCAGGAACAGCAGCGCCAACGCGCACCGCATCGACACGACGTCCCGCAGCTTCTTCATCCCTGCATCCCCGGACAGCCCGACCCTGCGGCCATGGTAGCGCCCCGGTGCGGCGCTCGCGTGTCGCGTGTCGACCGATGCCACAACCTGAACGCACCGCTGCCGTTCCCAAGGTTGCTTCACGGCGGCGTGACTCCGCGGGTCCTAGCTTCGCCGGAACGAGATGCGCACGACGCGCGGAGGAACACATGACGATGATCAGACTGCGGGCCACCGGCCCGCGCAGCGGGTTCGATGCCCTGCTGGCGGCCCTGCATGGAGTGGACGGCGTGGAGCACGTGGAAGAGGTCGCCGACCTGATGCCGCACATGGACGACGACGATTCCAGTTCCGCCGGCCTGTCCGACGCCATGCCCGGTGGCGATGTCCATGCCGTGGAAGTCGAAGCCGCCGCGTCGCGTGCCGACGGCGTGCGCGGCACCGCCGACGATGTCGCGGCCCGTTACGGGCTGGTGATCGAATACGTCGATACCTTCTGAGCGTCTTGGCCGGCCTGCACTACACCTCCGATGCGATGCCCGGCCTGCGCCGGCAGCGTCGGGGTCGCGGCTTCGCCTACGTCGATGCGCGTGGCCGGCCCGTCCGCGACGCCGCCACTCTGGCGCGCATCCGCCAGTTGGCCATTCCACCGGCGTATACCGACGTGTGGATCTGCGCCGACGCGCGCGGCCACCTGCAGGCGACCGGCCGTGATGCACGCGGTCGCAAGCAGTACCGCTACCACACGGCCTGGCAGGCCGAGCGCGGCGCCCGCAAGTACGACCGCCTGATCGCCTTCGCCGACGCGCTTCCGCGCCTGCGCCGGCAGGTGCGCGCCGACCTGGCGCTGTCCGGGTTCCCGCGGCCGAAGGTGGTCGCGCTGGTGGTCGCCCTGCTCGGCCACACGCTCCTGCGCGTCGGCAACGCGAGCTACCAGAAGGAGAATGGTTCCTACGGCCTGACCACGTTGCGCAACGTGCATGCGCGTTTCGTCGCCGGCAGCGAGGTGCGCTTCGCCTTCCGCGGCAAGGGCGGCAAGCCGCTGGAATCCAGCGTGTCCGATGCGCGCCTGGTACGCCTGGTGCGCCAATGCCGCCAGCTGCCCGGACAGGCGCTGTTCCAGTACCGCGAGAACGGCACCGTCCACCGCATCACCTCCAGCGACGTCAATGCGTATCTGCAGCAGCACCTGCAGGGCCCGTACACCGCGAAGGACTTCCGCACCTTCGGGGCCACCCTGCTCGCCTTCCGCACGCTGGCGGGCGTGGCGCCTCCGGCCGGGGGCGAAGACCCGCGGCGCACGCAGGTGAAGCTGGCGGTACTGCGCGCCGCCGCCGATCTGCTGGGCAACACGCCACGCATCTGCGAGAAGAACTACGTGGACCCGCGTGTCTTCGCGGGCTGGGAAGCCGGTGAACTCCAGCGCGCCACCCGCAACGCGAGCGGGCCCCGGCAGTGGGAACGCGCAGCGATCCGCTACCTGCGACGTGCGCGGGCATGACGACGCGGACAGGACCGGTCGCAGCGCGACCGGCCCCGCGCATCACATGGTATGCGTGGGCTTCTCGCCGCTCAGGCTGCCGGCCAGCATGGTCTCGATGCGGTTCTTGATGGCTTCGCCTTCGCCGTTCTCGGCGAACTGCACGCCGATGCCGGCCGCGCGGTTGCCCTGCGCACCGACCGGCGTCACCCAGACCACCTTGCCGGCCACCGGCAGGCGGTCGCTGGATTCGGGCAGGGTGAGCAGCAGGAAGACCTCGTCGCCGAGGAAGTAGCGCTTCGGCGTGGGCACGAAGATACCGCCGCCCTTCACGAACGGCATGTAGGCGTTGTAGAGCGCGGCCTTGTCCTTCACCGCCAGCGACAGGATGCCCTGCCGTCCACCTGCTGCATTCATTCCCGTCTCCGTGTTTCCGTCAGCGGCGCGCCCCGACAGCGCGTCCGCGATCGCCACCGGCCCAGGCCAGCAGCAGTTCCACCATGGCCAGGTCGCCACGCACCGTGGTCCGCAACAGGTCGCGGGTGCGGTTGGCGGCGTCGAACCAGGCGGCCAGCTTGTTCAATCGGGCCGGATCGGTCAAGCCGAGGGT
It includes:
- the lepA gene encoding translation elongation factor 4, translating into MSSDSMRNIRNFSIIAHVDHGKSTLADRIIQLCGGLEAREMEAQVLDSNPIERERGITIKAQSVSLPYKAKDGQVYQLNFIDTPGHVDFSYEVSRSLAACEGALLVVDAAQGVEAQSVANCYTAVEQGLEVVPVLNKIDLPTADIERAKREIEAVIGIDADDAVAVSAKTGLNVDLVLEAIVQRIPPPQPRDTDKLQALIIDSWFDNYLGVVSLVRVMQGEIGPKSKILVMSTGRTHEVDKVGVFTPKRKELKKLGAGEVGWITASIKDVHGAPVGDTLTLAGDPAPGPLPGFQEMQPRVFAGLFPVNAEDYPALREALEKLRLNDAALRFEPESSEAMGFGFRCGFLGMLHMEIVQERLEREYDLDLISTAPTVVYEVLRTDGTVLSLDNPAKLPQSNLIEEVREPIIRANILTPEAYIGAIIKLCEEKRGAQIGIQYLASQVQISYELPMAEVVLDFFDKLKSVSRGYASLDYAFLRFQPGPFVRLDTLINGDKVDALSLIVHRSHADRRGRELCEKMKDLIPRQMFDVAIQAAVGSQIIARSTVKAMRKNVLAKCYGGDITRKKKLLEKQKEGKKRMKQVGRVEIPQEAFLAVLQVDSK
- a CDS encoding DegQ family serine endoprotease, which gives rise to MTLHARHNLLALVMLTLPLTACAQQAEAPAPVASAAPAVAQSTAPQLVTGLPDFTQLVEQVGPGVVNVEATVGSRRSAQAQTGEDVEIPEIFRRMLPPGFQMPGPGQQGPQRRGTSMGSGFIISADGYVLTNHHVVDGADEVKVTLPDRRELTAKVVGSDQQYDVALLKVDAKGLPTLRIGNSTTLKPGQWVVAIGSPLGLDHSVTAGIVSAVGRSASPEQRYVPFIQTDVAINQGNSGGPLLNTRGEVVGINSQIFSVSGGYMGISFAIPIDLAMGAVEQLKSTGRVSRGQLGVQVGALDAAKAKGLNAPDTRGALVSEVLVGSAAEKAGLSPGDIIRSVNGQDVSESSALPPIIGAMAPGTRVTLGVLRDGKMVTVPVTLSELEEEQGAARTLPTPPSSPAAPAGRNALGIQTQPLDADSRKRLGVESGDGVLVSRVDSAAAREAGLTPGMVILQVGRNKVNSPAALDRELAAAKAGDTVMLLVRSRGVTRFIAVTVEKD
- a CDS encoding sigma-E factor negative regulatory protein, with amino-acid sequence MTARNETPIIDKLDIHHRQQLSTLMDGELPADEARFLLRRLQHDHELAGCWERWQLCGDVLRGQGRAPAPAGFAERVAQAIAAGSASNTQTAPQAQAARPRTLLARWGGGALAASVALVALFMARQQSPQDVPVGEGTQVASAQSTTPAAVPESPSAPAPDAEAYAAAAVAVAASVPRRQDNVRRSATRSQQAARSAQRVARADTPARANGTSQGMPRDAVSPTLVAASGSPLSPANPFSHGTQDAGVVASRPWPRSALSAYPSAGGSLTAGYSAESAARTFYPFEPRLPAGTPSSAPVDAPRD
- the rpoE gene encoding RNA polymerase sigma factor RpoE codes for the protein MAEVDPTQELDLELVRRVQRGDSAAFDLLVRKYQHRVVALIGRYVHDWSESQDVAQETFLRAYRALGNFRGDSQFYTWLHRIAVNTAKNHLVAHNRRPPTADVDAADAEQYDIGARLRDTDTPERELMRQEMEATVMKAVDGLPEELRTAITLREVEGLSYEEIAQKMDCPIGTVRSRIFRAREAIDEQLRPLLDTDSATRERARS
- a CDS encoding 3-hydroxyacyl-CoA dehydrogenase NAD-binding domain-containing protein, with translation MAANFDGLRFSHWQTELRDDGIVVLAFDRQGASVNAFSQDVLIELADIIERLAIDPPKGVVLRSAKASGFIAGADLKEFQEFDRKGTVNDAIRRGQQVFQKLADLPCPTVAAIHGFCMGGGTEISLACDYRVASSDPSTRIGLPEVKLGIFPGWGGSARLPRLVGAPKAMDMMLTGRTLSASSAKAMGLVDKIAEPAVLIDAAVALIGSRPPRAFKQRFTGWISNSWLARQILAPQMTKQVARKAPKAHYPAPYALINVWKTAGGKGIQGRLDAERRAVVKLAGTPTARNLIRIFFLTERLKGLGGKDHGIANVHVVGAGVMGGDIAAWSAYKGFNVTLQDREQRFIDGALTRAQELFAKKVKDESKRPAVAARLKGDLAGDGVPQADLVIEAIIENPEAKRDLYQTVEPRLKADALLTTNTSSIPLTELREHIQRPAQFAGLHYFNPVALMPLVEIVQHDALDEANVKRLAAFCKALDKFPVPVAGTPGFLVNRVLFPYMLEAATAYAEGIPGPVIDKAAVKFGMPMGPIELIDTVGLDVAQGVGAELSPFLGLQLPAALATVEPGKRGKKDGQGLYKWENGKAVKPQVPQDYKAPDDLEDRLILPLLNEAVACLYDGVVADADLLDAGVIFGTGFAPFRGGPIEHVKAVGPDVLLEKLRALQTRHGDRFAPRPGWDNPVLREPTV